AAGTCTCATTGAACGTGCTGAGGAAATTGCCGAAGAAGACGTGGATGCTGAAGCCATGGACGCCATGCTCAGTGGTAAATTCACCCTGAAGGACATGTACAGTCAGTTTGAGATGATGAACAAAATGGGGCCCATGCAGCAGGTGATGAACCTGTTACCTGGTATGGGGAATAAACTACCCAAAAACGCTTCCCAGGTAACTGAGGAAAAGCTGGGCAAGTATAAAATCTTGATGGACTCCATGACTGAAGAGGAACTCGCCCATCCTGAAATCATTAAGCAATCCCGGGTTAAAAGAATAGCCCGAGGGGCGGGAATGCGTAACGAGGATGTTAAAGAACTCCTGAAATATTATCAAGTTACCAAAAAAGCCATTAAAGGCTTCGGAAAACGTAAGATGAATGGGCCACTGGGCCAGATGATGCGCCAGATGATGCGGTGACCTACTGCCAACTTTTTTTTAAGTTGTAAACTGCATTAAGGTGACTAAATTCCTTTTATGAATTTAAGAACATCCCTTAAATCCATTAATCATGATAATGTATATCCAGTAAAATCTAATTTATATCAGGACAGAAGACCATGAATAAAATTAAAGAACAAACCCAGAAAATAATTGAAATCAGCGAAGGGAACATTTGCAATCGTTGTCTGGGTAGGAATTTTTATCCCCAGCTTTCAGGTAATGACAATCAAGAACGGGGAATCTATGTTAAGGATGTTCTCGAAATTGTCACTACAGTTCCGGATGAGAGTGAAACTTGCTATGTATGTGGAGATATTTTTTTAAACTTGGGAGATGCCCTTGAAAAAATAATCAACACAATCCATGATTCCAAAGTTGAATTTAAAACCTTTCTGGTAGGTTGCCGCCTTCCCCGGGAAATTCTGGAAAAAGAGAGAAAAATACAGGAAGAAATTGGAAACACCAGTGACAGTATCAAGAAAGAAATTAACCGGGAGTTGGGTAAAGAATTAGAACACCGCCTGGAACGGGAAGTGGATTTTGACAACCCCCACTTGGTGATTATGATGGACTTTACCCGTGACCGGGTGGAGCTTCAGATGAATCCATTGTTCATTGAGGGCAGATACCGCAAGCTTCTAAGGGGTATCCCCCAGACCAGATGGCCCTGCCGAAAATGCAGGGGAAAGGGATGTGAGAGATGCGATTTCACCGGTAAAATGTACCCCGAATCTGTTGAAGAATTAATAGCCGAAAAGGTTTTAGATGCAACTGAAGGTCATGAATCTCGATTTCACGGTGCTGGAAGGGAAGACGTGGATGTTAGGATGTTAGGCAGAGGGAGGCCATTTGTACTGGAGATAAAGGAGCCCAGAGTACGTGAATTAAAACTGGAAGAACTGACATCCCAAATAAATCAGGAATGCCAGGGTAAAGTAGAAGTTCTTGATTTAAAAATGGTGAATAAAGATCGCAGAAGTGGAATTAAAGCATCATCAACCGAAACCTACAAAACCTACCGTGCCCTGGTAGAACTGGAAGAAACGGTTGATGAAGATAAATTGAATGATTTAAATTCCCTTAATATAATCAAACAACGGACTCCTATTCGAGTTTCCCATAGGAGAGCTGATAAGATCCGTACACGAGAAGTGAAGGAAATTCAAGTTAAACTATTGGATTCAAACCACTTTGAATTGATTGTGAATTGTGAAGGTGGATTGTATATTAAAGAACTTATATCCAGTGATGAAAATCGAACCCGGCCCAGTGTGACATCCTTACTGGGCATATCTGCCAAGTGTATCGAGTTGGATGTGTTAGAGGTTAACATTTAAATGGATGGAAGGATAGTTTTATAAACTCAGTTACATCATAAATAATTTTAATCGATTTCACGGAGCCAATGACCATTGGAGGATTCATACGAATTTTATCTTAAATTAAAGGTTAAGCTCTATGAGAGATAACATCATAAAATTAACAACCATACTAGCTTATGTTTCATTAAAAGCTAACTAAATGGTCAAGTAACTCTATTGGAGTAATAAAGCTTCAAAAACAGCGAAATTGTAAGTAAATTTAATAACTAAATTTAATAGCCCATTTCTAACTGAAGTGGAGGTTTTGAAAATGACTCAGAGATCAAGAGGTTTTAGAAGTAAAACAAGGTACAAGCTTAAAAAGACTTTAAGAACAGGGAGAAGCAATCCCATAACCAAAAAGATACAGACCTTCCAGGAAGACGATCTGGTTCACATAATAATCGACCCCAGCGTTCACAAAGGCCAACCTCACCCACGTTTCCATGGTAAAACTGGTAAAGTGGCTGAAAAAAGAGGCCGAGCTTACATAGTAGCAATTAATGATGGGAATAAAGCTAAAAAACTGATTATTCGACCTGAACACCTGAAAATACAGGAGTGATGGGGATGATTGGTAAAAGAGTCATTGAGACCGACCCAATACCTCTAGTGCAAGTCAAACCAATGCTGGAAGAGCGAGAGGAAGTTCATGAACTTAATTATGAACAGAACCTGGCCCTGGATCATGTTACCAAATTCGCTAAAATATCAGTGGAGAATGCAGAGAAGCTGGTTGGTGAACTGGAAGAGATTATCAAAAAGACCCAGGCGATTAAGATAGCAGATGTCATGCCGGAAGATATGGATGACATGAGACTGATTTTTGCCAAGGAAAGGGGATCTCATAAAAAGGAAGAAATGGAAAAAATACTGAAAATTGTTGATAAATACCGGGAAAACAAGGAATAAGCTTTTAAAGCTCATTTTTCAGGTGACAATTTTTTAAATATTTTTATGGGAACCTTTTAAGCATCGGCTTGAACTTAGATTTGTTAGCGAACAAATTAGTTAAATAATTATATCATCAGGGTGGTTAAATGGAGGATTATGCTATTATTTTGGACTATCTGCCTCTTGGTTATGTTAAAGCAGGATCAAATTCCTATAAACGTAAACCTGTGGCTCAGGCAATTGGTACAGAAGAATTCACCCTGCTGGAGCTAACACCCAAAGAAAGTGAAAACCTGGACATCCATGAAAAGGTTTACATCGGGGCAGGCAAAAGAGACAAAATTGCCAGGGTCAACCGCAGACTACCCTTCAATAAAATGACATCAACAGCTAAAATAGAGCTTAATTACGTTATTGAGGAAATTATAAAGGCAAAAGAAGATAAGTTTATAGAATTCTTCAATGAAGCCGGCCCCATTTCAACTAGACTGCACCAGATTGAACTTTTACCAGGTGTTGGTAAAAAGCATATGTGGGATATCATTGAGGCTCGGAAGGAAGCACCTTTCCAAAATTTTGCCGATGTTAAAGAACGAGTTCCCATGCTATCTGACCCTGTGAAACTCATTGCCAAACGAATTCACCTGGAACTGGAAGCAGCAGAAGATAGGAAGGGTAAAAAGAAATACATCCTCTTTACCAGACCCCCTAAACGGAAATTCCAAAACTAATATTCTTTTTAAACCAAAGGA
This DNA window, taken from Methanobacterium subterraneum, encodes the following:
- a CDS encoding tRNA pseudouridine(54/55) synthase Pus10 encodes the protein MNKIKEQTQKIIEISEGNICNRCLGRNFYPQLSGNDNQERGIYVKDVLEIVTTVPDESETCYVCGDIFLNLGDALEKIINTIHDSKVEFKTFLVGCRLPREILEKERKIQEEIGNTSDSIKKEINRELGKELEHRLEREVDFDNPHLVIMMDFTRDRVELQMNPLFIEGRYRKLLRGIPQTRWPCRKCRGKGCERCDFTGKMYPESVEELIAEKVLDATEGHESRFHGAGREDVDVRMLGRGRPFVLEIKEPRVRELKLEELTSQINQECQGKVEVLDLKMVNKDRRSGIKASSTETYKTYRALVELEETVDEDKLNDLNSLNIIKQRTPIRVSHRRADKIRTREVKEIQVKLLDSNHFELIVNCEGGLYIKELISSDENRTRPSVTSLLGISAKCIELDVLEVNI
- a CDS encoding 50S ribosomal protein L21e — translated: MTQRSRGFRSKTRYKLKKTLRTGRSNPITKKIQTFQEDDLVHIIIDPSVHKGQPHPRFHGKTGKVAEKRGRAYIVAINDGNKAKKLIIRPEHLKIQE
- a CDS encoding DUF655 domain-containing protein, producing the protein MEDYAIILDYLPLGYVKAGSNSYKRKPVAQAIGTEEFTLLELTPKESENLDIHEKVYIGAGKRDKIARVNRRLPFNKMTSTAKIELNYVIEEIIKAKEDKFIEFFNEAGPISTRLHQIELLPGVGKKHMWDIIEARKEAPFQNFADVKERVPMLSDPVKLIAKRIHLELEAAEDRKGKKKYILFTRPPKRKFQN
- a CDS encoding RNA polymerase Rpb4 family protein, with the protein product MIGKRVIETDPIPLVQVKPMLEEREEVHELNYEQNLALDHVTKFAKISVENAEKLVGELEEIIKKTQAIKIADVMPEDMDDMRLIFAKERGSHKKEEMEKILKIVDKYRENKE